The sequence GCCAGCGATCCCAGCGCCGCCTTTTCGGGAAGCCCCGGTAAAGATCGACAATCCGCAGAAAAGTCCGGCAAGCAGAAACACCTCCGCACCACCAAAGATCATTTCCGATCGCAGCCCCCGCGCGGCACCCTGTTAGAGGCGTACTAGTACACCATAGAGAGGGGTAGTACAGTGGGCAATGACGAGCTTTCGCCCGGCCGGGACGATTCCCGGGGGCTGCGGAAATTGATCAAAGCCGGGCTGAGCGGAATCGGCGGGCTCTATTTGATCACCGGCTCGATAACGGTGACTGCCATCGGCGCGGTCGTCGCCTTGGTGCTCGCCGCGGTGCAGCGAGCCGCCAAGTGACTACGCCAGCTGCTGCCGCACCGCCGAAGCGAATCGCATCGCCGCGCTCGGGTCCGTCTGGCGGAAGCCCAGGGACGGCTCCGTCAGCTCCAACTCCAGCAGCAACGGCTTCCCGTCCGCCCCGCGCACCAGGTCCACCCGCGCGTACAGCAGCTCCGCCCGCAGAATCCCCAGCAACGCCGAAGCCGCGTCGAGGACGTCTTCAGCCAACGCAACCGCCTCTGCGGGCGGCGAAGCCGAAGCCAGCTTCTCCGTCAGGTACAGGCCCGAAGCATCCATTGTGGACCCCAGCATCGCGCCCTTCGAGAAGGCGTGCGAGTAGATCCCGCCCAGGTAGACCAGCGCCAGCTCACCCGAGGTGTCCACACTGGACTGATACGGCTGGATCAGCGCCGTGTGCCCCTCGGCGTGCAACGCGGCCAGGCGCGAAGAGGCATCGGCCCCGGCGGCGAATCGGGCCGCGCCGCGCGAGCCCGCTCCCACCGACGGCTTCACCACGAAATCGGACGCCGGGAACCGCGCCGTTTCGCCGGGCTCAACCAGGGAAGTCGGCACCACGGCCAGGCCCGCGCCGAGCAGCTCGGCCAGGTACGACTTGTCCGTGTTCCACCGGACGACATCGGCGGAATTCAGCAGCGAAGGGACCGATTCGCACCAGTCCAGGAACTCCTGGCGGCGCGCTGCGTAATCCCAGGTTGCCCGCAGGATCACCGCGTCCGCCGTCGAAAAGTCGAACGAAGAGTCCCACGGGGCCCACGACACCGAGAAGCCCAGCGAGGACAACGCGGGCACGACGGCGTCGTCGTCTCCGTCACCCTCGGGAAGCTCCGAACAGCTGACCAGGACCGCGGTCGGGCTCACCGGCCCGCCATCTTGCGGCGGTGCTCCGGGCCGATCTTCGCCTGGTTGACCGTCTCCGCGTCCCAAGAAGCGGCTTCGAGGTCCTCGACGGCCTCGACCAGCGCCTCGCCGGTCTCGACGGTGGGCACCACGACGTCGCCGAGCGCGCCGTCGGCGCCGACGAGCACGACCCGGGCGCCCGCCCGGCCGATGTTCTCCACCACCGCGCGGGACGGCTTGCCGTGCGCCTTCACGAACTTGCGGGCCGCGGCCAGCTGCGCGCTGGTCGGCGGAACAGTCTCTTCAGCCACATTCCGAACCATAACCAAAGACCGGCCGGAACGCGGAACAGCGTGGCGTCGGCCATAGTTGCACCGGGAGAACCCGACCCGAGGAGGACCCATGCCCACCGCAGTGCAGGTGACGAAGACCGGCGGCCCGGAGGTGCTCGAACCGGCCGAAGTGGACGTCGCGGCCCCGCAGGCCGGCGAGCTGCTGGTCGACGTCGCCGCGGCCGGGGTGAACTACATCGACACCTACCAGCGCCAGGGCATCTACCCGATGGAGCTGCCCGTCGTGCTCGGCCTCGAAGGCGCCGGCACGGTCGTCGAGGCGGGCGCCGGCACGGGCTTCGAAGCCGGTGACCGCGTCGCGTGGCAGGGCTCGATCGGCAGCTACGCCGCCCGCAAGCTCGTCCCGGCGTCGATCGCCGTCCGGGTGCCCGACGGCGTCTCCCTCGAGACCGCCGCCGCGACGATGCTGCAGGGCATGACCGCGCACTACCTGGTCGCGTCGACCTTCGAGGTCAAGCCGGGCCATGACGTGCTGGTGCACGCGGCCGCCGGCGGGGTCGGGCTGCTGCTGGTCCAACTGGCGAAGGCGCGCGGTGCCCGCGTCATCGGCACGGTGTCGACCGAGGAGAAGGAGAAGCTCGCCCGCGAAGCCGGCGCCGACGAGGTGATCCGCTACGACCGCGACGACTTCGCCAAGCTCACCCGTGAGCTGACCGGCGGCGAAGGCGTGGACGTCGTCTACGACGGCGTGGGCAAGGACACCGTGGACGGCAGCCTCGCCAGCCTCAAGGTCCGCGGCCTGCTGGCGCTGTTCGGCGCCTCCAGCGGCCCGGTCCCGCCGCTGGACCCGCAGCGACTGAACTCGGGCGGCTCGCTGTACCTGACGCGCCCGACGTCCGCGCACTACACGCGCACGCGCGAGGAGATCGACTGGCGCGCGAAGGAGCTGTTCGACGCGATCCTCGCGGGCGAGCTGACCATCCGCGTCGGCGGCAAGTACCCGCTGGCCGACGCCCGCCAGGCCCACGAAGACCTGCAGGCCCGCCGCACCACCGGCAAGCTCCTGCTCATCCCCTGACCGCAGCTTTCACGTGAAAGCTCCGCCCCCAGGTGGGAGCTTTCACGTGAAAGCGACGCTGGTCAGCCCTGGTTGCCGGGCACCGAGACGGCGTCGGTGACGAACACCAGCGTCTCGTTCGGCTTGATGCCCCGACCGCCCTCGCCGTACGCGAGGTCCGGCGGGATGATCAGGAGGCGGCGGCCGCCCTGCTTGATGCCGGCCAGGCCCTGGTCCCAGCCCGGGATGACCTCGCCCGCGCCCAGGTTCAGGTCGAACGGCTCACCGCGGTCGTAGGAGTTGTCCAGGACCTTCTTGTCCGACCACGTCACCAGCAGGTAGTTCATCTTCAGCTGCTGGCCGGTCTTGGCCGGGTTGCCGGTTCCCTCGGACAGGTCCTTCGTGATCAGCTTCTTGGGCGGGTCGCAGTCGTCCGGGACGGTGATCTCGGGCTTTTCGCCGAACTTCCCCGTCGTCTTGATGTCGTCCGCGGTGCACTCGCGGCCCTTGCTCTGGGTCGCCTGGGCGGCGTTCGACGACGGCGGCACCGACGGGCCCGCCGGGGCGGCCGTCTCGGTCTTGGCGTCCTGGCCGCACGCGGCCAGCGACAGCGCCGCCGCGGCGACGACCACGAACTTCCCGATCTTCTGCATGCGAGGCACCCTAGCCAAGCACGGAGAGTGCCGGTACCTCGTCACCGGTCCGGACCACGCCGAGCCGCCGGGTCGCGCGCGTCAGGGCCACGTACAGGTCGTTGAGCCCGCGCTGCGAACCCGCCACGACCTCGTCCGGCGCCACCAGCACCACCGAGTCGAACTCCAGGCCCTTCGACCGCTCGACCGTCAGCACGCTCAGCCGTTCGTCCGACGCCCCGAGCAGCTCCGAAACCGCCTCGAGCCGGGACGGCGGCACCAGCACCGCCACCGTGCCACCGTCCACTTCGGACAGCTCGCGCGTCACCAGCGCCGGCAGCTCCCCGGGCAGCGAGGCCACCTGCACCGACCACGGCGGAACCCCGGTCTCCCGCACCGAAGACGGCACCGCCAGCCCCGGCGAAACCTCCGCGAGGACCCGCGCGGCCACGGCCATGATCTCGGCCGGCGTCCGGTAGTTCACGGTCAGCTCTTCCAGCCGCCACCGGTCCGCGACGTACGGCGAGAGCACCTCGCCCCACGACCGCGCCCCGCCCGCCGCGCCGGTCTGGGCGACGTCGCCGACCAGCGTCATCGAGCGGTTGGGCGAGCGGCGCATGAGCAGCCGCCAGTCCATCGCCGAAAGCTCCTGGGCCTCGTCGACGATCACGTGCCCGAACGTCCAGGTCCGGTCCTGCGCCGCCCGCTGGGCCGCGGTCAGCTCACTGCGCGCGACCTGGCGCTCGGCGAACAGCTCGGCGTCGAGGACGTCGGAGACGCGCAGCAGCTCCTCGTCGATGATCTCCTCGTCCTGCTCGAGGATGTCGAGCACGCCCTCGGCATACGCGCGGTCCTCGCGCTCACGGCGTTTGCGCTCGACGCGGGCTTCGGTGTCGTCGACGCCGATCAGCTCGGCCAGCTCGTCGAGCAGCGGCACGTCGGCGGGCGTCCAGCGCGCGTCGCGGCCGCTCTCCAGGAGGGCCTGGTCCGAAGCGGGCAGCAGCTTCCGGGCCGCGCTCGAGAGCCGTTCGCGATCGGCGAACAGGTCGTCGAGCACACCTTCCGGGGTCAGCACCGGCCACAGTTCGTTCAGCGCCGCGGCGACGTTGTCGTCGGCGGCCAGCTCGGCCCGGATGTCGGCCACGTCCTGCCCGTCGAGCAGGTCGTCCCCCAGCTTCCGCGCGGCCTGCCGGGTCAGCGCGTCGAGGACGTCGGAGACGAACAGGCGCCGCGCCGGGTTGTGCGGGCGGCGCGAGCGGCGGGCGCGGGTCCGGGCGTCGGTGCACGTCTTGCGGTCCAGCCGCAGCACGTCGTGCTCGTACTCGATCTCCAGCACCGGCTCGGGCACGCGCTGGCGGTCGCGGACGGCGTTGGCGAGCACGTCGGCCATGACCAGGCGGCCCTTGACCTCGGTGGTTTCGCGCGATTCGGTGCCGTCGGCGTCCAGGCCCGGGTAGAGCTGCCCGATGGTGGCCAGCAGCACGCCGGTCTCGCCGAGCGACGGCAGCACCTGGCCGATGTAGCGCAGGAAGGTGCTGTTCGGCCCGACGACCAGCACGCCGCGGGTGGTGAGCTGCTGCCGGTGCGTGTAGAGGAGGTAGGCCGCGCGGTGCAGGGCGACGGCGGTCTTGCCGGTACCCGGCCCGCCCTGCACGACCATGACGCCGCCCAGCGGGGCGCGGATGATGCGATCCTGCTCGGCCTGGATGGTCGCGACGATGTCGCTCATCTCACCCGTGCGCCGCTGCTCCAGCGCCGCCAGCAGCGCGGCTTCACCCGCCAGCCCGAGGTCCTGCCCCTGGTCGGCGGCGGTGAGGTCGAGGATCTCGTCGTCGAAGCCGGTGACCTTGCGCGTCAGCGACCGCAGGTGCCGCCGTCGGCGCACCCCTTCGGGTGACGCCGCGGTGGCGAGGTAGAACGGCCGCGCGACCGGCGCCCGCCAGTCGACGAGCAGCGGCTTGTAGTCGTCGTCCTCGTCGAACAGCCCGAGCCGGCCGATGTAGGTGGTTTCCTCGGCGCTCTCGGGGACGAAGTCGAGCCGGCCGAAGGCGAGCCCCTGCTCGACGGAGCCGAGCTGGGCGAGCCGGTCGGTGTAGAGCGTGGTGGCGACGTCGCGCTCGGTGCGGGCCTGCGGGGTCCCGCCGGTCTGGCGCAGCGTCGCGTCGAGGCGGCGCTGGGCGTCGACACGCTCGGCGTCGAGCTTCGCGTAGAGGGTGGTGACGTACGCCTGCTCGCGGGCGAGCTCGGCGGAGAAGTCGTCCGAAGACAAAGATCCTGCTTTCGCCTCAAGGAAAAGAGCCAACCGAGTTTAACGGCGGCCGCCGCGCGATCATTCCGAGCCGAGGGCGCAGTACGGGTAGACCTCGGCGCCCGCGCCGGGAAGAACGTGGTCGCCCGGCGCGCACGACACGCTCGCCGACGGCAGCCGGTCGCCGCCGGTCAGGTGGCCGGCGGGGTCGCGGTGGAGGACGGCGGC is a genomic window of Amycolatopsis lexingtonensis containing:
- a CDS encoding ATP-grasp domain-containing protein codes for the protein MSPTAVLVSCSELPEGDGDDDAVVPALSSLGFSVSWAPWDSSFDFSTADAVILRATWDYAARRQEFLDWCESVPSLLNSADVVRWNTDKSYLAELLGAGLAVVPTSLVEPGETARFPASDFVVKPSVGAGSRGAARFAAGADASSRLAALHAEGHTALIQPYQSSVDTSGELALVYLGGIYSHAFSKGAMLGSTMDASGLYLTEKLASASPPAEAVALAEDVLDAASALLGILRAELLYARVDLVRGADGKPLLLELELTEPSLGFRQTDPSAAMRFASAVRQQLA
- a CDS encoding FKBP-type peptidyl-prolyl cis-trans isomerase, whose amino-acid sequence is MQKIGKFVVVAAAALSLAACGQDAKTETAAPAGPSVPPSSNAAQATQSKGRECTADDIKTTGKFGEKPEITVPDDCDPPKKLITKDLSEGTGNPAKTGQQLKMNYLLVTWSDKKVLDNSYDRGEPFDLNLGAGEVIPGWDQGLAGIKQGGRRLLIIPPDLAYGEGGRGIKPNETLVFVTDAVSVPGNQG
- a CDS encoding quinone oxidoreductase family protein, with the protein product MPTAVQVTKTGGPEVLEPAEVDVAAPQAGELLVDVAAAGVNYIDTYQRQGIYPMELPVVLGLEGAGTVVEAGAGTGFEAGDRVAWQGSIGSYAARKLVPASIAVRVPDGVSLETAAATMLQGMTAHYLVASTFEVKPGHDVLVHAAAGGVGLLLVQLAKARGARVIGTVSTEEKEKLAREAGADEVIRYDRDDFAKLTRELTGGEGVDVVYDGVGKDTVDGSLASLKVRGLLALFGASSGPVPPLDPQRLNSGGSLYLTRPTSAHYTRTREEIDWRAKELFDAILAGELTIRVGGKYPLADARQAHEDLQARRTTGKLLLIP
- a CDS encoding HelD family protein, whose amino-acid sequence is MSSDDFSAELAREQAYVTTLYAKLDAERVDAQRRLDATLRQTGGTPQARTERDVATTLYTDRLAQLGSVEQGLAFGRLDFVPESAEETTYIGRLGLFDEDDDYKPLLVDWRAPVARPFYLATAASPEGVRRRRHLRSLTRKVTGFDDEILDLTAADQGQDLGLAGEAALLAALEQRRTGEMSDIVATIQAEQDRIIRAPLGGVMVVQGGPGTGKTAVALHRAAYLLYTHRQQLTTRGVLVVGPNSTFLRYIGQVLPSLGETGVLLATIGQLYPGLDADGTESRETTEVKGRLVMADVLANAVRDRQRVPEPVLEIEYEHDVLRLDRKTCTDARTRARRSRRPHNPARRLFVSDVLDALTRQAARKLGDDLLDGQDVADIRAELAADDNVAAALNELWPVLTPEGVLDDLFADRERLSSAARKLLPASDQALLESGRDARWTPADVPLLDELAELIGVDDTEARVERKRREREDRAYAEGVLDILEQDEEIIDEELLRVSDVLDAELFAERQVARSELTAAQRAAQDRTWTFGHVIVDEAQELSAMDWRLLMRRSPNRSMTLVGDVAQTGAAGGARSWGEVLSPYVADRWRLEELTVNYRTPAEIMAVAARVLAEVSPGLAVPSSVRETGVPPWSVQVASLPGELPALVTRELSEVDGGTVAVLVPPSRLEAVSELLGASDERLSVLTVERSKGLEFDSVVLVAPDEVVAGSQRGLNDLYVALTRATRRLGVVRTGDEVPALSVLG